In Luteitalea sp. TBR-22, one genomic interval encodes:
- a CDS encoding DoxX family membrane protein: MNLPARLDPIDIRITHWMARHGITLTRVALGVVFLWFGIIKFVPTWSPAADLATRTIEHLTFGVVPPAVSLPVLAAWESLIGLGLLTGRYLRTTLLLLFAQMPGTLTPLLLFPAETFRAFPYAPTLEGQYIIKNLVLVAAAIVVGATVRGGQLQASGPDAR; the protein is encoded by the coding sequence ATGAACCTGCCTGCCCGACTCGACCCGATCGACATCCGCATCACGCACTGGATGGCCCGCCACGGCATCACCCTGACCAGAGTCGCGCTGGGCGTGGTGTTCCTGTGGTTCGGCATCATCAAGTTCGTGCCGACCTGGAGTCCGGCTGCCGACCTGGCGACGCGGACCATCGAGCACCTGACGTTCGGCGTCGTTCCGCCAGCCGTGAGCCTGCCCGTGCTGGCCGCGTGGGAGTCGCTGATCGGACTGGGCCTGCTCACGGGCCGGTACCTCAGGACGACGCTGCTGCTCCTGTTCGCCCAGATGCCAGGCACCCTGACGCCGCTCCTGCTGTTTCCGGCCGAGACGTTCCGCGCCTTCCCCTACGCCCCCACCCTCGAGGGCCAGTACATCATCAAGAACCTCGTGCTCGTCGCGGCCGCAATCGTCGTCGGCGCCACCGTACGCGGCGGGCAGCTGCAGGCATCAGGTCCGGACGCGCGCTGA
- a CDS encoding GNAT family N-acetyltransferase has product MPPDLTFRSARVSEREALEALQWRASLNNPGDREALLAHPDAIHIPPDQLAGGLVFVAESGGAIVGFAALVSRSDGDSELDALFVEPGLWRRGYGKALLLHCAQAARDRGSAALHVVGNRHAEAFYRSCGFELVGAAETRFGSGLLMRMRL; this is encoded by the coding sequence TTGCCCCCCGACCTTACCTTCCGATCCGCCCGGGTCTCCGAAAGAGAAGCGCTCGAGGCATTGCAGTGGCGGGCGTCCCTCAACAATCCCGGGGATCGTGAGGCTCTGCTGGCTCACCCTGATGCGATCCACATCCCACCCGATCAACTCGCCGGTGGGCTGGTCTTCGTTGCCGAAAGCGGGGGCGCCATCGTCGGCTTTGCGGCCCTCGTGTCACGCAGCGACGGCGACTCGGAACTCGACGCGCTCTTTGTCGAGCCGGGTCTCTGGCGTCGCGGTTACGGCAAAGCGCTGCTGCTCCATTGCGCTCAGGCGGCGCGGGACCGCGGCTCGGCGGCACTTCACGTCGTCGGAAATCGGCATGCGGAAGCGTTTTACAGAAGCTGCGGCTTTGAGCTCGTTGGGGCCGCGGAAACCCGGTTCGGATCAGGCTTACTCATGCGCATGCGGTTGTGA
- a CDS encoding M20/M25/M40 family metallo-hydrolase, with product MKRYVLALLIGLLPAVAGAQANPAAQAARSWRQQHERAIVDEFVTLLSIPNIARDREDIQRNAEAIAAMMAKRGLAPKLVSVPGGNPIVFGEIRTPGATRTLAFYAHYDGQPLDAKEWASPPFVPTLRDKPTEDGGQVIPLPPVGATFDPEWRLYARGAADDKAPVIALMTAVDAIRAAGMTFRANIKFAFEGEEEAGSVNLERTLAANKDLFAADLWLMCDAPLYQTRQQSIIFGARGVTQVDITVYGPRAELHSGHYGNWAPNPAMSLARLLTSMKDDKGRVLVEGFYDDVEPLGPVEKRALAEAPAIGTDLMRQFWLGSTDGGPLTLNELITVPSLNIRGMTSSRTGAQASNVIPASATVSIDIRMVKGMDGRKTGQQITDHIRTQGFFVVDREPTADERRAHPKVAKVVVVRTGAGSRTPMDLPISQEVIRTVESVRGRAVKLPTMGGGLPLAQVERPLGTRTIVIPMGNHDNNQHSSDENLRIQNLWDGIELMAALLTM from the coding sequence ATGAAACGATACGTACTCGCTTTGCTGATCGGTCTCCTGCCCGCGGTTGCCGGCGCCCAGGCCAACCCTGCCGCGCAGGCCGCTCGCTCGTGGCGCCAGCAGCACGAGCGGGCGATCGTCGACGAGTTCGTCACCCTTCTGTCGATCCCGAACATCGCGCGCGATCGCGAGGACATCCAGCGTAACGCGGAGGCCATCGCAGCCATGATGGCGAAACGGGGGCTGGCGCCGAAACTGGTGTCGGTCCCCGGGGGCAATCCGATTGTGTTCGGTGAGATTCGCACGCCGGGCGCCACTCGAACACTCGCGTTCTACGCGCACTACGACGGTCAACCGCTCGACGCCAAGGAATGGGCCTCACCGCCGTTCGTGCCAACGCTGCGCGACAAGCCGACGGAAGACGGCGGGCAGGTGATCCCGCTGCCACCGGTTGGCGCGACGTTCGACCCCGAGTGGCGGCTGTACGCTCGCGGGGCGGCCGACGACAAGGCGCCAGTCATCGCCCTCATGACCGCCGTCGACGCCATCCGTGCCGCCGGCATGACGTTCAGGGCAAACATCAAATTTGCGTTCGAAGGGGAGGAAGAGGCCGGATCGGTGAACCTCGAACGAACGCTGGCAGCCAACAAGGACCTCTTTGCGGCAGATCTCTGGCTGATGTGCGATGCGCCGCTCTATCAGACGCGGCAGCAATCGATCATCTTCGGCGCGCGTGGCGTGACACAGGTCGACATCACCGTCTATGGACCGCGTGCCGAGCTGCACAGCGGCCATTACGGCAACTGGGCGCCGAACCCGGCCATGTCGCTCGCGCGGCTGCTGACGTCCATGAAGGACGACAAGGGCCGCGTCCTCGTTGAGGGCTTCTACGACGACGTCGAACCGCTCGGGCCGGTGGAGAAGCGGGCGCTCGCCGAGGCACCGGCGATCGGCACGGATCTGATGCGTCAGTTCTGGCTCGGTTCAACCGACGGCGGTCCGCTGACGCTCAACGAGCTGATCACGGTCCCGTCACTCAACATCCGGGGGATGACCAGCTCGCGCACCGGCGCGCAGGCCTCGAACGTGATCCCGGCCTCGGCGACGGTGAGCATCGACATCCGGATGGTGAAGGGCATGGACGGCCGCAAGACCGGACAACAGATCACCGATCACATCCGCACGCAGGGCTTCTTCGTCGTCGACCGCGAGCCGACGGCCGACGAGCGCCGCGCGCACCCGAAGGTGGCCAAGGTGGTCGTCGTTCGAACCGGCGCCGGCTCGCGTACGCCGATGGACCTGCCGATCTCCCAGGAAGTCATCCGGACGGTCGAAAGCGTCCGCGGCCGCGCCGTCAAGCTACCAACGATGGGCGGGGGCCTTCCGCTCGCGCAGGTGGAACGGCCTCTCGGGACCCGGACGATCGTGATTCCCATGGGGAATCATGACAACAATCAGCACAGCTCTGATGAGAACCTGAGGATCCAGAACCTCTGGGACGGAATCGAACTGATGGCGGCCCTTCTGACGATGTAA
- a CDS encoding GNAT family N-acetyltransferase — protein sequence MLDISQASTSEEIATVRALMLEYHALLGVDLRFQGFEAEVRGLPGAYAPPRGRLLLATHAGTAVGCVALQEAGWPRGEMKRLFVRPSGRGLGVGRALVSAVLSQAVVIGYTEVVLDTLPSMTEAQRLYEQFGFRDIPAYRPNPVHGARYLSKSLVGA from the coding sequence ATGCTCGACATTTCGCAGGCTTCGACTTCCGAAGAGATCGCCACTGTTCGAGCGCTCATGCTCGAGTACCACGCCCTTCTTGGGGTCGATCTCCGGTTTCAAGGCTTCGAGGCCGAGGTCCGCGGCCTTCCGGGTGCCTACGCTCCGCCCAGAGGCCGCCTGCTGCTCGCCACCCATGCGGGTACGGCCGTCGGCTGCGTCGCCCTGCAGGAGGCCGGGTGGCCGCGGGGAGAGATGAAGCGGCTCTTCGTTCGTCCCTCTGGTCGGGGCCTTGGCGTCGGCCGGGCTCTTGTTTCGGCCGTTCTCTCCCAGGCCGTCGTCATCGGCTACACCGAGGTCGTCCTCGACACCCTGCCCTCGATGACCGAGGCGCAACGGCTCTACGAGCAGTTCGGCTTCCGCGACATACCCGCGTATCGTCCGAACCCCGTTCACGGCGCACGCTATCTCTCCAAGTCCCTTGTCGGGGCCTGA
- a CDS encoding alpha/beta hydrolase translates to MSAQRGFGPRDVDALPSSAPTRIARYGSHELAFGELRMPSGTGPFPVAVVIHGGCWTVGFATLKNTAPLASALTDAGVATWNIEYRQVGDPGAGWPGTFLDVGAGVDYLRTLAETYPIDLARVTVIGHSAGAHLALWSAGRAVLPAESPIRGPNPLKVAAAVAIDGPADVGGLVGRDADICGKPVIAPLMGGTPAEQPARYRDASPQEMLPLRVPQYLVAAAVLTHEDARRHEARGRAAGDTVVVLPVTNGNHFDVIGPGRAAFPEVLAFIRRAMALQQ, encoded by the coding sequence GTGAGTGCGCAAAGGGGCTTCGGTCCGCGCGACGTCGATGCGTTGCCGAGCAGCGCGCCGACTCGAATCGCGCGCTATGGCAGTCACGAACTGGCGTTCGGCGAGCTCCGGATGCCGTCAGGTACCGGCCCGTTCCCGGTGGCCGTCGTCATTCACGGCGGCTGCTGGACCGTGGGATTCGCCACGCTGAAGAACACGGCGCCGCTGGCCTCGGCGCTCACTGACGCCGGCGTGGCGACCTGGAACATCGAGTATCGGCAGGTGGGTGACCCCGGCGCCGGATGGCCCGGCACCTTTCTCGACGTCGGCGCCGGCGTCGATTACCTGCGCACCCTCGCCGAGACATACCCGATCGATCTGGCGCGGGTCACCGTGATCGGGCACTCGGCCGGCGCGCACCTGGCGTTGTGGAGTGCTGGCCGAGCCGTCCTCCCCGCCGAGAGCCCGATTCGCGGCCCGAACCCACTCAAGGTGGCTGCAGCCGTCGCGATCGACGGCCCCGCGGACGTGGGTGGACTCGTCGGCCGCGACGCCGACATCTGCGGCAAACCGGTCATCGCGCCGCTCATGGGCGGTACACCGGCCGAGCAGCCAGCGCGGTATCGCGACGCGTCGCCCCAGGAGATGCTCCCGCTTCGCGTGCCGCAGTACCTCGTCGCGGCTGCGGTGCTCACGCACGAGGATGCGCGACGCCATGAGGCGCGCGGCCGTGCGGCCGGCGACACGGTGGTGGTCCTGCCGGTGACCAACGGCAACCACTTCGACGTGATCGGACCCGGGCGCGCCGCATTCCCGGAAGTGCTGGCGTTCATCCGCCGGGCGATGGCACTGCAGCAGTAG
- a CDS encoding tetratricopeptide repeat protein, which translates to MSWWRRLLGQDTGDVDPRVPIRFDAGGWTPNRRATGAREWTDALGNVLRLEIETEPAPYLAAATDLSALREWCRRNAAQRDGGIVSVDVVEVDGRQALQIIEKFERRPTYDYEGTLIVPLRDRHCRFVVRAREQGRTGMREAVITGHLVSSGELDLSSMLAAGSARDGAPIPGWFSDPYDPAYEGRTLRSLADDPRVDGLFPDHPLSQVRMALVKLRASIEFDDVDETERGPTLTFASAGEERRSGREMSAVAVGTLLLQGGRVVDAQTILEESLKRHVPNAGGEPARVAMEWQLLGLAHELQGHLDQAEAAFEASATGFAASLGERHLRTAQAINSRARILISRKDADAAEPLFRFSLEVFESGPAETSDAAVAWNGLGLVHIAREQYEEAVGCFERAVDIFERANGPAFPDTATALRNMALAWKRLGDLERMAEAWQRAEDVERAAQRRRPGIG; encoded by the coding sequence ATGTCCTGGTGGCGTCGATTGCTCGGTCAGGACACCGGCGACGTCGATCCGCGCGTGCCCATTCGATTCGACGCCGGCGGATGGACGCCGAACCGCCGTGCAACGGGCGCGCGTGAATGGACCGACGCACTCGGCAACGTCCTGCGGCTGGAGATCGAAACGGAACCCGCACCGTACCTGGCGGCCGCGACAGATCTGTCGGCGCTTCGCGAATGGTGCCGGCGAAACGCCGCTCAGCGAGATGGCGGGATCGTGTCTGTCGATGTGGTGGAGGTCGATGGCCGTCAGGCGCTCCAGATCATCGAAAAGTTCGAGCGCCGGCCCACCTACGACTACGAAGGCACCCTCATCGTGCCTCTGCGCGACCGACACTGCCGATTCGTCGTGCGTGCCCGCGAGCAGGGCAGGACCGGCATGCGAGAAGCGGTGATCACGGGCCATCTCGTGTCATCGGGGGAGCTCGACCTCTCAAGCATGCTCGCCGCCGGGAGCGCCAGGGACGGGGCACCGATTCCCGGCTGGTTCTCGGATCCGTACGATCCTGCCTACGAGGGGCGAACGCTCCGATCCCTTGCTGATGATCCGCGCGTCGATGGACTGTTCCCCGATCATCCGCTGTCTCAGGTCCGAATGGCGCTCGTCAAGCTGCGTGCCTCGATCGAGTTCGACGATGTCGACGAGACGGAGCGGGGTCCGACGCTGACGTTCGCCTCGGCCGGAGAGGAGCGCCGATCCGGCCGCGAGATGTCTGCCGTGGCTGTCGGCACGCTACTCCTCCAAGGGGGCCGCGTCGTGGACGCGCAGACGATACTCGAGGAGTCCTTGAAGCGCCACGTCCCGAACGCAGGCGGTGAGCCCGCTCGCGTAGCCATGGAGTGGCAGCTCCTTGGCCTGGCGCACGAGCTGCAGGGGCACCTTGACCAGGCGGAGGCGGCCTTCGAGGCGTCCGCCACGGGATTCGCGGCCTCGCTTGGCGAGCGACATCTCCGCACCGCGCAAGCCATCAACAGTCGTGCGCGCATCCTGATTTCGCGCAAGGATGCCGACGCGGCCGAACCGCTGTTTCGATTCAGCCTCGAGGTGTTCGAGTCAGGACCGGCCGAGACGAGCGATGCCGCGGTGGCGTGGAACGGCCTCGGGCTCGTCCACATCGCCCGTGAGCAGTACGAAGAGGCAGTCGGCTGCTTCGAACGCGCCGTCGACATCTTCGAGCGGGCGAACGGGCCGGCCTTTCCGGACACGGCGACGGCGTTGCGCAACATGGCCCTGGCGTGGAAACGTTTGGGAGACCTGGAACGCATGGCTGAGGCGTGGCAACGTGCGGAGGATGTGGAGAGAGCGGCACAACGCCGGCGCCCCGGGATTGGCTGA
- a CDS encoding VOC family protein produces MSKVTPFLMFNDQLEAAIAFYTATFPDSEVRNIARTGEDGPVTSAEFVVGGQVFMGYNGGPYFAFSEGFSLFVDCEDQAEVDRYWDALVNAGATPTACGWIKDPFGLSWQIVPRRFMELIRDRDATKVKAVMAAMMTMAKLDVAELERAYEAAPVSHSDRTSFAIRYAAAWSGKDPVAFGAFYEENGSLVVNGSPSVGRPAIVATARAYMEAFPDMTVRLESLHEEEGTTVFHWIWTGTNTGPGGTGRSVRLSGHERWTFGSSGLILTSEGHFDAAEYQRQLTGTIAR; encoded by the coding sequence ATGAGCAAGGTGACGCCGTTCCTGATGTTCAACGACCAACTCGAGGCGGCCATCGCGTTCTACACCGCCACGTTCCCCGACTCCGAGGTCAGGAACATCGCCCGCACCGGCGAGGACGGCCCGGTCACCTCGGCGGAGTTCGTCGTCGGCGGGCAGGTTTTCATGGGCTACAACGGCGGCCCGTACTTCGCGTTCTCCGAAGGCTTCTCGCTCTTTGTCGACTGCGAAGACCAGGCCGAGGTCGACAGGTACTGGGACGCGCTCGTCAACGCCGGGGCCACGCCGACCGCGTGCGGCTGGATCAAGGACCCGTTCGGCCTCTCCTGGCAGATCGTGCCCCGGCGCTTCATGGAGCTGATTCGCGACAGGGACGCCACGAAAGTCAAGGCCGTGATGGCCGCCATGATGACGATGGCGAAGCTCGACGTGGCTGAACTCGAGCGCGCCTACGAGGCGGCGCCCGTGTCGCACAGCGATCGCACCAGCTTTGCCATCCGCTATGCCGCCGCATGGAGCGGGAAGGATCCCGTGGCCTTCGGAGCGTTCTACGAGGAGAATGGCTCGCTCGTGGTGAACGGCTCGCCGTCGGTCGGGCGACCGGCCATCGTCGCGACGGCGCGCGCGTACATGGAGGCGTTCCCCGACATGACGGTTCGCCTGGAGTCCCTGCACGAGGAGGAGGGAACGACGGTGTTCCACTGGATCTGGACCGGCACCAACACGGGACCCGGCGGCACCGGGAGGTCGGTGCGCCTGAGCGGCCACGAGCGGTGGACCTTCGGGTCCAGCGGGCTGATTCTGACGTCGGAGGGCCACTTCGACGCGGCCGAGTACCAGCGCCAACTCACGGGCACGATCGCTCGCTGA
- a CDS encoding DUF6064 family protein: MQLPFSRDAFLDVFGAYNSRLWLAAALLWVATAVAHWVWLRGGVSRRVLLIVLAVHWAWSGIAYHWLFFRSINPAATIFAALFVLQAVLFVWLAVAARGRATVPTGVRCTVGAALVVYGLLYPFIGFVVGLDYPRLPLFAVPCPTTLVTAGFLVAAVKVPRFVAVVPILWAAVGSSAAFTLGMTADLALVIAGALLTFDLVVPTALGRRAAA; the protein is encoded by the coding sequence ATGCAATTGCCCTTTTCCCGCGACGCATTTCTCGACGTGTTCGGGGCGTACAACTCGCGGCTGTGGCTGGCCGCTGCCCTGCTCTGGGTCGCTACGGCGGTCGCGCACTGGGTGTGGCTCCGTGGCGGGGTGAGCCGACGCGTGCTCTTGATCGTGCTTGCCGTCCATTGGGCATGGTCAGGCATCGCGTACCATTGGCTCTTCTTCCGGAGCATCAATCCGGCCGCCACCATCTTTGCAGCACTGTTCGTGTTGCAGGCGGTTCTGTTCGTGTGGCTGGCAGTCGCGGCCAGAGGACGCGCCACTGTGCCGACCGGCGTGCGCTGTACCGTTGGCGCCGCACTCGTCGTTTACGGTCTTCTCTATCCATTCATCGGCTTCGTCGTTGGGCTGGACTACCCGCGACTGCCGCTCTTCGCTGTCCCGTGCCCCACCACACTCGTCACAGCCGGCTTCTTGGTCGCCGCCGTCAAGGTGCCACGCTTCGTGGCGGTCGTGCCGATCCTGTGGGCTGCAGTGGGCAGTTCTGCTGCCTTCACACTGGGGATGACAGCCGATCTGGCCCTTGTCATCGCTGGCGCACTGCTCACGTTCGATCTGGTTGTACCGACAGCGTTGGGGCGAAGGGCCGCAGCCTGA
- a CDS encoding erythromycin esterase family protein produces MSRRSARAIVAMLACVVSGALLSTSQAMHAQERVPESIVERLVATTCDKRVVLLGELPSHGEAHAFDVKARLVDRLIAQCGFTAVLFEAPMYDFVGLARAIEARTATPEQLDEAIGRFWWTRELGTWRRSLFDAATARRVTLGGLDDQVSITSRYARATLPGLVASASPEPRAAECREVVDRHLRWTYDAAHPFDEAEKQRLQQCSRNAADTATSRGAFDASDRAMLESFARYAARQRSDGTTGRDASMFRALEWHLTRLPANSRVVVWTATVHAAKQRGTWPEPPLGALAVERWGDRVAAIGFTAAAGASAMAGRPARPLAAAPPESLEATATRDTPWALLDAPALRRLGSVPSRLLGAVGSDTWADSFDAVVVIGQEVAPTFDPWK; encoded by the coding sequence GTGAGCCGACGGTCCGCCAGAGCCATCGTCGCGATGCTCGCCTGCGTGGTGAGCGGCGCGCTGCTGTCGACGTCACAGGCGATGCACGCACAGGAGCGCGTGCCCGAGTCGATCGTCGAGCGCCTCGTGGCGACGACGTGCGACAAGCGGGTCGTGCTCCTCGGCGAACTCCCCAGCCACGGCGAGGCACACGCCTTCGACGTCAAGGCGCGCCTCGTCGATCGGCTGATCGCGCAGTGCGGCTTCACCGCCGTGCTCTTCGAGGCGCCGATGTACGACTTCGTCGGATTGGCGCGGGCGATCGAGGCGCGTACCGCCACGCCGGAGCAACTCGACGAGGCCATCGGGCGCTTCTGGTGGACGCGCGAGCTGGGGACCTGGCGCCGGTCGCTGTTCGATGCGGCCACGGCCAGGCGCGTGACGCTCGGCGGACTCGACGACCAGGTGAGCATCACGTCCCGCTATGCCCGCGCGACGCTGCCCGGCCTGGTCGCGTCTGCGTCGCCGGAACCGCGCGCCGCGGAGTGTCGCGAGGTCGTCGACAGGCACCTGCGCTGGACGTACGACGCCGCGCACCCCTTCGACGAGGCCGAGAAGCAGCGATTGCAGCAGTGTTCACGCAACGCCGCCGATACGGCCACGAGTCGTGGCGCCTTCGACGCCTCGGACCGCGCGATGCTGGAGAGCTTCGCCCGCTACGCCGCTCGGCAGCGGAGCGACGGGACGACCGGCCGCGACGCGTCGATGTTCCGCGCGCTGGAGTGGCACCTCACGCGCCTCCCCGCCAACAGCCGCGTCGTCGTGTGGACGGCGACCGTGCATGCCGCCAAGCAGCGTGGCACGTGGCCCGAGCCGCCACTCGGCGCGCTGGCGGTCGAGCGCTGGGGCGATCGCGTCGCGGCCATCGGGTTCACCGCCGCGGCTGGCGCCTCGGCGATGGCGGGACGGCCGGCACGCCCGCTTGCCGCGGCGCCGCCGGAGTCGCTCGAAGCGACGGCAACGCGCGACACGCCGTGGGCGCTGCTCGATGCACCCGCCCTGCGTCGCCTCGGGTCGGTGCCCTCACGCCTGCTGGGCGCTGTCGGGTCGGACACCTGGGCGGACTCCTTCGATGCGGTCGTCGTCATCGGCCAGGAAGTCGCGCCGACGTTCGACCCGTGGAAGTGA